In Phalacrocorax aristotelis chromosome 25, bGulAri2.1, whole genome shotgun sequence, the following proteins share a genomic window:
- the PYGO2 gene encoding pygopus homolog 2 yields the protein MAAPHTEKLEGGVPAPPPPPGPPHPAGSAAAGGPGRKQGKAGLQMKSPEKKRRKSNTQGPAYSHLSEFAPPPTPMVDHLVASNPFEDDFGAPKVGATPAPFLGSPVPFGGFRVQGGMSPQVPPGYGGGPQPLRRQPPPFAPGQMGPAFSMPPQNPGYVQPGGMSFPGQPFSQPLGQNFSPPTGQLMQGPVGGFGPMISPTMGQPPRGDMGPGPALNPPGGPAVAQRFGQPGNLFGQSPMQRPGQNVPPLPPTASPFPGADPGFPSGGEEGGKSLNPPPSTFAQEQHSGSPAAVNGAQPGFAPNSAGRGAGTPETNSLPPPPPGKAAGGSGHQPPPGLVYPCGACRNEVNDDQDAILCEASCQKWFHRECTGMTENAYGLLTTEASAVWACDFCLKTKEIQSVYVREGMGQLVAANDG from the exons ATGGCGGCCCCGCACACGGAGAAGCTGGAGGGAGGcgtcccggccccgccgcccccgccggggcCCCCGCACCCCgcgggcagcgccgccgccggcgggcccggccgcaagcaggggaaggcag GGCTGCAGATGAAGAGCCCCGAGAAGAAGCGGCGCAAGTCCAACACGCAG GGCCCCGCCTACTCGCATCTCTCGGAGTTCGCCCCGCCGCCCACCCCCATGGTGGACCACCTGGTGGCCTCCAACCCCTTCGAGGATGACTTCGGGGCCCCCAAGGTGGGGGCGACCCCCGCCCCCTTCCTGGGCAGCCCTGTCCCCTTCGGCGGCTTCCGCGTCCAGGGCGGGATGTCGCCGCAGGTGCCCCCCGGGTACGGCGGAGGCCCCCAGCCCCTACGGAGGCAGCCTCCCCCCTTCGCGCCTGGGCAGATGGGCCCGGCCTTCAGCATGCCCCCCCAGAACCCCGGCTACGTGCAGCCCGGGGGCATGAGCTTCCCAGGGCAGCCCTTCAGCCAGCCCCTCGGACAGAACTTCAGTCCCCCCACGGGGCAGCTCATGCAGGGGCCCGTCGGGGGATTCGGGCCCATGATCTCCCCCACCATGGGGCAGCCCCCACGGGGGGACATGGGCCCCGGGCCAGCCCTCAACCCCCCCGGGGGGCCGGCGGTGGCTCAGCGCTTCGGCCAGCCTGGTAACCTCTTTGGACAGTCACCCATGCAGCGCCCTGGGCAGAATGtgcccccgctgccccccaccGCCAGCCCCTTCCCCGGGGCCGACCCCGGCTTCCCCAGTGGCGGCGAGGAGGGGGGCAAGAGCCTCAACCCGCCCCCCAGCACCTTCGCCCAGGAGCAGCACTCAGGCTCCCCTGCCGCCGTCAACGGGGCGCAGCCCGGCTTCGCCCCCAACAGCGCCGGCCGTGGCGCTGGCACCCCTGAAACCAACAGcctgccgccgcctccccccggCAAGGCGGCCGGCGGCTCGGGGCACCAGCCTCCGCCGGGGTTGGTGTACCCCTGCGGGGCTTGCCGCAACGAGGTGAACGACGACCAGGACGCCATCTTGTGCGAGGCCTCCTGCCAGAAGTGGTTTCACCGGGAGTGCACGGGGATGACGGAGAACGCCTACGGGCTGCTCACCACCGAGGCCTCCGCCGTCTGGGCCTGCGACTTCTGCCTGAAGACGAAGGAGATCCAGTCGGTCTACGTCCGGGAGGGCATGGGACAGCTGGTGGCCGCCAACGACGGCTGa
- the PBXIP1 gene encoding pre-B-cell leukemia transcription factor-interacting protein 1: protein MAEKSDSRDSDGSWVLAGCEGLPVVTVGPEQDLESHGAEDEEPEEEDEEEGPQDTVTATAATGAAAFPGQAQHPESSGLGDLEECWDTGAGAVPTSDVSAKPSVPDGDEQEEPDAAAEPGPCPDTPKAGPPTEEGSCTSSDDDVEGLRRRQGHEPRPSAPRPTPTPRWVTPDAGAEDGLSMSKYLLGALALVAVGLLIVSGGIYDLADGPVESVLSRDAVAGEQESPLPTDGSDQQQRPPMLDARDPQSVESMSLLLDKLAKENQEIRLMQAELQAHKEELHALLQKSEGEAAAAGAQQQSLAAENARLRAALEREAAALRDTRAELQRLRATGAPGTPGAGQPAAEQPPGASAAARGEDAVRREGAWQHGWLGLVRQELAGALERARGPRGLEGLVEELSALEQRLGWELEAEEAEPFPRPWKKPFKAEKEKRHKQHGARGAPHERQRREQSKPHRHGKDPRPHREHKPDKAWGKSSRGPPQHGPRQLPPLSRYRAPQGCSGVADCARKEGREVLGAVLEPVQKTQFLQLLEGFMGRLGLGGHFGGLAARLDGAFGADGTFAHDRLRFVDFVDDVEELLEEVARRERGDEEVADGFEEYVLRHYTGESGTGGKERGRRATWQRRAAG, encoded by the exons ATGGCGGAGAAATCGGACTCGCGGGACTCGGACGGCAGCTGGGTGCTGGCGGGCTGCGAG GGTCTGCCTGTTGTCACGGTGGGTCCGGAGCAGGATTTGGAGTCCCACGGGGCTGAGGATGAGGAgccggaggaggaggacgaggaggaaGGGCCCCAGGACACAGTGACAG ccacGGCCGCCACCGGTGCAGCTGCCTTCCCCGGACAGGCCCAGCACCCTGAGAGCAGCGGGCTGGGG GACCTGGAGGAGTGTTGGGACACCGGGGCCGGGGCAGTGCCCACCTCAGATGTCTCCGCGAAGCCCAGCGTGCCGGACGGCGATGAGCAGGAGGAGCCCGACGCTGCGGCTGAGCCAGGACCCTGCCCTGACACCCCCAAAGCAG GGCCACCAACGGAGGAGGGGAGCTGCACCAGCAGCGACGATGATGTGGaggggctgcggcggcggcaggGCCACGAGCCCCGTCCCAGCGCCCCCCGTCCCACACCTACCCCACGCTGGGTGACGCCAGACGCCGGTGCCGAGGACGGGCTCAGCATGAGCAAGTACCTGCTGGGCGCCTTGGCGCTGGTGGCCGTGGGACTGCTGATCGTCTCTG gtGGCATCTATGACCTAGCAGATG GCCCTGTGGAGAGTGTGCTGAGCCGGGACGcggtggctggggagcaggagtCGCCGCTGCCCACCGATGGCAGT GACCAGCAGCAGCGGCCCCCCATGTTGGACGCCAGGGACCCCCAGAGTGTGGAGTCCATGAGCCTCCTCCTGGACAAGCTGGCCAAGGAGAACCAGGAGATCCGGCTCATGCAGGCGGAGCTGCAG GCCCACAAGGAAGAGCTGCACGCCCTGCTGCAGAAGAGCGAgggtgaggcagcagcagccgggGCGCAGCAGCAGAGCTTGGCTGCCGAGAACGCACGGCTGCGAGCGGCGCTGGAGCGGGAGGCCGCTGCGCTCCGCGACACCCGGGCTGAGCTGCAGCGCCTGCGGGCTACGGGAGCACCGGGCACCCCCGGGGCTGGGCAGCCGGCGGCAGAGCAGCCTCCTGGCGCAAGTGCCGCGGCCCGTGGTGAGGACGCGGTGCGGCGGGAGGGTGCCTGGCAGCATGGCTGGCTGGGTTTGGTGCGGCAGGAGCTGGCGGGTGCCCTGGAGCGGGCGCGGGGCCCCAGGGGTCTTGAGGGGCTTGTGGAAGAGCTGAGTGCCCTGGAGCAGCgcctgggctgggagctggaggcagaggaggccGAGCCCTTCCCCAGGCCCTGGAAGAAGCCATTCAAGGCGGAGAAGGAGAAGCGGCACAAGCAACACGGTGCCAGGGGGGCCCCCCATGAACggcagaggagggagcagagcaaACCCCACAGGCACGGGAAGGACCCCCGACCCCACCGGGAGCACAAGCCAGACAAAGCCTGGGGGAAATCATCTCGTGGCCCACCGCAGCATGGCCCCCGCCAGCTGCCCCCGCTCAGCCGGTACCGGGCGCCCCAGGGGTGCTCAGGGGTGGCTGACTGCGCCCGCAAGGAGGGccgggaggtgctgggggctgtgctggagccAGTGCAGAAGACGCAGTTTCTGCAGTTGCTCGAGGGCTTCATGGGGCGGCTGGGCTTGGGGGGCCACTTTGGGGGTCTGGCAGCACGGCTGGACGGCGCCTTTGGGGCCGACGGCACCTTCGCCCACGACCGCCTGCGCTTTGTTGACTTCGTGGATGAtgtggaggagctgctggaggaggtggcgCGGCGGGAGCGAGGTGACGAGGAGGTGGCTGATGGCTTCGAGGAGTATGTGCTGCGGCACTACACTGGGGAGAGCGG CACCGGTGGGAAGGAGCGGGGCCGCAGAGCCACGTGGCAGCGTCGCGCAGCGGGGTAG
- the PMVK gene encoding phosphomevalonate kinase isoform X1, giving the protein MAAPRAVLLLSGKRKSGKDFVAEELRSRLGPDVCTVLRLSGPLKEQYAKEHGLDFQRLLDASAYKEMYRQDMIRWGEEKRRADPGFFCRTVVEGAAQPVWVVSDTRRLSDVEWFRDVYGDVVQTVRVVATEETRKRRNWAFVTGVDDAESECGLDQGVAFDWVITNDGDELSLDEQLETLLRSLRAQL; this is encoded by the exons ATGGCGGCGCCGCGCgcggtgctgctgctgagcgGGAAGAGGAAGTCGGGGAAGGACTTCGTGGCCGAGGAGCTGCGGAGCCG GCTGGGTCCCGACGTGTGCACCGTCCTGCGCCTCTCCGGGCCCCTCAAGGAGCAGTACGCCAAG gaGCACGGCCTGGACTTCCAGCGGCTTCTGGATGCCAGCGCCTATAAGGAGATGTACCGGCAGGACATGATCCGCTGGGGCGAGGAGAAGCGCCGCGCTGACCCTGGCTTCTTCTGCAGGACGGTGGTGGAAGGGGCGGCCCAGCCGGTGTGG GTGGTGAGCGACACGCGGCGCCTCTCAGACGTGGAGTGGTTCCGGGACGTCTACGGGGACGTGGTACAGACCGTGCGGGTGGTGGCCACCGAGGAgacgaggaagaggaggaactgGGCCTTTGTCACTG gggtgGACGACGCTGAGTCCGAGTGCGGCCTGGACCAGGGAGTGGCCTTCGACTGGGTGATCACCAACGACGGGGACGAGCTGTCCTTGGATGAGCAGCTGGAGACGCTGCTGCGGTCGCTCCGTGCCCAGCTATAG
- the PMVK gene encoding phosphomevalonate kinase isoform X2 gives MYRQDMIRWGEEKRRADPGFFCRTVVEGAAQPVWVVSDTRRLSDVEWFRDVYGDVVQTVRVVATEETRKRRNWAFVTGVDDAESECGLDQGVAFDWVITNDGDELSLDEQLETLLRSLRAQL, from the exons ATGTACCGGCAGGACATGATCCGCTGGGGCGAGGAGAAGCGCCGCGCTGACCCTGGCTTCTTCTGCAGGACGGTGGTGGAAGGGGCGGCCCAGCCGGTGTGG GTGGTGAGCGACACGCGGCGCCTCTCAGACGTGGAGTGGTTCCGGGACGTCTACGGGGACGTGGTACAGACCGTGCGGGTGGTGGCCACCGAGGAgacgaggaagaggaggaactgGGCCTTTGTCACTG gggtgGACGACGCTGAGTCCGAGTGCGGCCTGGACCAGGGAGTGGCCTTCGACTGGGTGATCACCAACGACGGGGACGAGCTGTCCTTGGATGAGCAGCTGGAGACGCTGCTGCGGTCGCTCCGTGCCCAGCTATAG